The Lycium barbarum isolate Lr01 chromosome 12, ASM1917538v2, whole genome shotgun sequence genome includes a region encoding these proteins:
- the LOC132623461 gene encoding protein JINGUBANG: MRNSRKSKMVTEENNHHKQAYGRVQQSDPNEHEYSFRISHTSETSHTNYDHPPPRLSSDYSPTLAASPTWDPSSSPCLDSSWDQSHQTSPLSRSPWTSHVENSSTNYSYTGLMGSLVREEGHIYSLAASGDLLYTGSDSKNIRVWKNHKEFSGFKSNSGLVKAIIIAGERIFTGHQDGKIRVWKVSGKDPSIYKRIGTLPTLTACIKSSLKPSKNVWIKHFDAISCLTMSEDQKHLYSASWDKTIKVWRASDSKCLESIKAHDDAVNSIVVGFNGLLFSGSADGTVKIWRKESQGKGTKHFFSQTLLKQECAVTALAVDPSSSFLYCGSSDGLVNYWQRDKLLSHGGVLRGHKLATLCLAAAGNLIFSGSADNNICVWKRDGGEHTCLSLLSGHSGPVKCLAVEEDQEKTGGDKQFIVYSGSLDKSVKIWRVSSKLVPNQAEVGMSPPQNVPSACSFGTQGSCRVSQRRK, from the coding sequence ATGAGGAATTCAAGAAAAAGCAAAATGGTGACAGAAGAAAACAACCACCACAAACAAGCATATGGGAGAGTGCAACAATCTGATCCAAATGAACATGAATATTCTTTTCGAATAAGCCACACATCAGAAACTAGCCATACAAATTATGATCATCCTCCTCCTCGATTAAGTTCCGATTATAGCCCTACTCTCGCTGCATCTCCGACATGGGACccatcatcatctccatgttTAGATTCTTCTTGGGACCAGAGTCACCAAACATCGCCATTATCAAGATCTCCATGGACATCTCACGTCGAAAATAGTAGTACTAATTATTCATATACAGGGCTCATGGGGTCCCTCGTTCGCGAAGAAGGccatatatattctttggcagcTTCAGGGGATTTGTTATACACGGGGTCTGATAGTAAGAATATTAGGGTGTGGAAGAATCACAAAGAATTTTCCGGTTTCAAATCAAATAGTGGATTGGTGAAAGCAATTATAATTGCTGGAGAAAGAATATTCACGGGTCATCAAGACGGAAAGATTCGAGTCTGGAAGGTCTCTGGCAAGGATCCAAGCATTTACAAACGAATTGGAACTTTGCCAACTTTAACGGCTTGTATAAAAAGTTCACTGAAACCTAGCAAGAATGTGTGGATAAAGCATTTTGATGCTATTTCATGCCTTACCATGAGCGAGGACCAAAAGCATTTGTATTCAGCATCTTGGGATAAAACCATAAAAGTTTGGAGAGCATCAGATTCGAAATGCTTGGAATCGATAAAAGCCCACGACGATGCTGTAAATTCAATCGTCGTAGGTTTTAATGGGCTACTTTTTTCAGGTTCTGCTGATGGAACAGTAAAAATATGGAGAAAAGAATCACAAGGGAAAGGAACAAAACACTTCTTTTCACAAacattgttgaagcaagaatgcGCGGTAACAGCATTAGCTGTTGACCCTTCATCGAGTTTCCTCTATTGTGGCTCCTCTGATGGGCTAGTTAATTATTGGCAACGCGACAAACTTCTTTCCCATGGAGGAGTTTTACGTGGTCATAAGCTTGCAACACTATGTTTAGCAGCCGCGGGAAATTTAATTTTCAGTGGATCAGCTGATAATAATATTTGTGTATGGAAAAGGGATGGAGGGGAACATACATGTTTATCATTGTTGAGCGGCCATTCTGGTCCTGTTAAATGCTTGGCTGTTGAAGAGGACCAAGAAAAAACAGGTGGTGATAAACAGTTTATTGTTTACAGTGGCAGCCTCGATAAATCGGTGAAGATTTGGAGAGTCTCATCGAAGTTGGTACCAAACCAGGCCGAGGTGGGGATGAGTCCGCCGCAAAATGTTCCTTCAGCTTGTAGCTTTGGGACACAAGGTAGCTGCAGAGTTAGCCAAAGGAGAAAATAA